A window from Lactiplantibacillus pentosus encodes these proteins:
- a CDS encoding replication protein, translated as MNNLLISEPPLQVLPTLAVRVGLKEAIVLQQFHYWLQRSGNNRDGYKWIYNSYDEWHKQFPFFSKVTLRRTINSLEKQGYLISGNYNKAGFDKTKWYRIDYQRMSKACDQNDHTRCSNRSHAGDQNEQTNTNRLPETTTETNNNKRPNSKTKYGPDDPPYKVAVHLLTRIKQRQPDFKEPNLQKWANDIRLAHERDHRDYEKLDWLVDWSQDNSFWQANILSAGKLRKQYDTLIGQAERDRPTNVAPQTREDWFG; from the coding sequence ATGAATAACCTTTTAATTAGTGAACCACCATTGCAAGTTCTACCTACATTGGCAGTAAGAGTTGGGTTAAAAGAGGCAATCGTATTGCAACAATTCCATTACTGGTTACAGCGTTCTGGTAATAACAGAGATGGGTATAAATGGATTTATAACAGTTATGATGAATGGCACAAACAATTCCCGTTCTTTAGCAAGGTGACGCTACGAAGGACAATCAATAGCTTAGAAAAGCAAGGATACTTGATCAGTGGAAATTATAATAAAGCCGGTTTTGACAAGACTAAATGGTATCGGATTGATTATCAGCGTATGAGCAAAGCATGTGATCAAAATGATCATACGAGGTGCTCAAATCGATCACATGCAGGTGATCAAAATGAGCAGACCAATACCAATAGATTACCAGAGACTACTACAGAGACTAACAATAATAAACGTCCAAACTCAAAAACCAAGTATGGACCCGATGATCCACCCTACAAAGTAGCAGTCCATTTGTTGACCAGAATTAAGCAACGGCAACCTGACTTTAAAGAACCAAACTTACAGAAATGGGCTAATGACATCCGTCTAGCTCATGAACGTGATCATCGTGATTATGAAAAATTAGATTGGCTAGTAGATTGGTCACAGGATAATTCATTCTGGCAAGCAAACATTTTGTCGGCAGGGAAGTTACGAAAGCAGTATGACACGCTCATTGGTCAGGCTGAACGTGATCGCCCGACTAATGTTGCGCCACAAACGCGAGAGGACTGGTTTGGCTAA
- a CDS encoding ATP-binding protein — protein MENVTKLFNQTTIQKVVAARGIDTTKLPTKEELDHQTIDRANASVIANRKRYYYRMSVWSGGVPLRFSFNDWQVDKQPNQAKARELGNQAFKLARQLETNQFNVALAGGPGVGKTSLALAIMYQLMSVGQTAMFVSTAELLRLVNEKYDAPDVRERLNYVLKDMKKVDVLVLDDFGTEGGKPTEKGFYKPVHKDLRTLMYDVANARWNLNINDGKLATIITTNNTRSQLENMYSGQTIDRLYTKDTSCQLLFDNMEGVRSV, from the coding sequence ATGGAAAATGTAACGAAGTTATTCAATCAAACCACGATTCAGAAAGTAGTAGCGGCTAGAGGAATTGATACAACTAAGTTGCCGACCAAAGAAGAATTGGATCATCAAACGATTGACCGTGCCAATGCTAGCGTGATTGCTAACCGAAAACGATATTACTATCGTATGTCAGTGTGGTCTGGCGGTGTACCGTTACGATTTAGCTTTAATGATTGGCAAGTCGATAAACAGCCTAATCAAGCTAAAGCTAGAGAACTTGGTAATCAAGCATTTAAGTTAGCTAGGCAATTAGAGACTAACCAGTTCAACGTAGCGCTTGCAGGCGGACCCGGCGTTGGCAAAACATCATTAGCGCTAGCAATTATGTATCAGCTAATGAGCGTAGGGCAGACAGCAATGTTTGTCTCAACAGCTGAGTTGCTACGGCTGGTCAACGAGAAATACGATGCGCCAGATGTCAGAGAACGCTTAAACTATGTTCTAAAGGACATGAAAAAAGTCGACGTGTTGGTGCTAGACGACTTTGGTACTGAAGGCGGTAAGCCGACTGAAAAAGGGTTCTACAAGCCAGTGCACAAAGATTTACGTACGTTGATGTATGACGTTGCCAATGCCAGATGGAACCTTAACATTAACGATGGCAAATTAGCAACGATTATCACTACCAACAATACACGAAGCCAGTTAGAAAACATGTATAGTGGTCAGACAATTGATCGTTTATATACCAAGGATACTAGCTGTCAATTGCTGTTTGACAATATGGAAGGAGTCAGAAGTGTATGA
- a CDS encoding YopX family protein, producing MIKFRAWDKQEKRMLVVYRISFDGPIEGAQVHCYLDDRGSEGSTEYSYDGDGLILEQFTGLKDVNGKDIYEGDILHFGSIWCVGDEYDPREEEHIGAVEYHPDYASYVVNCNGKKYPLEQLISFDGYSVQGNVHENLELLEEEK from the coding sequence ATGATTAAGTTTAGAGCGTGGGACAAACAAGAAAAACGCATGTTAGTTGTTTATCGTATTAGTTTTGATGGCCCAATTGAGGGTGCTCAAGTTCATTGCTATTTAGATGACAGAGGATCAGAAGGTTCAACTGAATATTCTTATGACGGTGACGGATTAATTTTGGAACAGTTTACCGGCCTGAAAGACGTGAACGGCAAGGATATCTATGAGGGTGATATTTTGCATTTTGGAAGCATTTGGTGTGTTGGGGACGAATATGACCCTAGAGAAGAAGAGCACATAGGCGCCGTAGAATATCATCCCGACTATGCGAGTTATGTGGTTAATTGTAACGGAAAAAAATATCCATTAGAACAATTAATCAGTTTTGATGGGTATTCAGTACAAGGCAACGTGCACGAAAACCTGGAACTATTGGAGGAAGAAAAATGA
- a CDS encoding DUF1642 domain-containing protein: MKFYRKQPIEAEQFDGSQTSLFGYEVIPDSLLDALTGEPAYYSILIDDFEPEPDDFTDDNEVSFEIGDWIVNEADEIKVMADEEFKQQYAELPVIPKNVAERIITGHSLNDLIPTLGGIYRAMIQTVVYGYQKGDIGDWIVNHGDVFARAWLDGYVVEEEK, translated from the coding sequence ATGAAGTTCTATCGCAAACAGCCAATTGAGGCCGAACAGTTCGATGGTAGTCAGACAAGTCTATTTGGCTATGAAGTTATTCCAGACTCATTGCTTGATGCATTAACAGGTGAGCCAGCTTATTATTCAATACTGATTGACGATTTTGAGCCCGAACCTGATGACTTTACAGATGATAATGAAGTATCGTTTGAAATTGGTGATTGGATTGTTAATGAAGCAGACGAGATTAAAGTTATGGCTGATGAAGAGTTCAAACAACAGTATGCCGAGTTACCGGTGATTCCTAAAAACGTTGCTGAACGCATTATAACCGGGCACAGCCTTAATGACTTAATTCCTACTTTGGGCGGAATTTACAGAGCTATGATCCAAACAGTTGTTTATGGATATCAGAAAGGCGATATTGGCGACTGGATTGTCAATCATGGTGATGTTTTTGCCCGGGCGTGGCTAGACGGATATGTGGTGGAGGAAGAAAAATGA